A portion of the Etheostoma cragini isolate CJK2018 chromosome 13, CSU_Ecrag_1.0, whole genome shotgun sequence genome contains these proteins:
- the zswim7 gene encoding zinc finger SWIM domain-containing protein 7: MLKMRSFLPAVAEQLFRDIRKTYQETSQIPDDLLIALKFVFGPCALQALDLVDQHSVTCVLSPSGRKAFQVMGGSGRLYTCFVSCHYCPCPAFVYTVLRRNEGPLCKHILAVYLCQAMGGTLQESVSDQQMSLLLSGTEAP, translated from the exons ATGCTGAAAATGCGTTCATTTTTACCTGCAGTGGCCGAACAGCTTTTCCGAGATATTAGAAAAACATACCAGGAAACGTCCCAAA TTCCTGATGACCTACTTATTGC GTTGAAGTTTGTCTTTGGCCCTTGTGCGCTGCAGGCTTTGGACCTTGTTGACCAGCATTCAGTCACCTGTGTGTTATCTCCCAGCGGACGCAAAGCATTCCAG GTAATGGGTGGCTCGGGGCGTTTGTATACTTGCTTTGTGTCCTGTCACTACTGCCCGTGCCCGGCCTTCGTCTACACCGTGCTCCGCAGAAATGAGGGTCCACTG TGCAAACACATCCTGGCCGTCTACCTGTGTCAGGCCATGGGTGGGACTCTGCAGGAGAGTGTGTCTGATCAGCAGATGTCCTTGCTGCTTAGCGGGACGGAGGCCCCGTGA